In Odocoileus virginianus isolate 20LAN1187 ecotype Illinois chromosome 5, Ovbor_1.2, whole genome shotgun sequence, a single window of DNA contains:
- the UQCRH gene encoding cytochrome b-c1 complex subunit 6, mitochondrial isoform X3: MPGCYQHGIGAAVAACVESRTAAGHGARGRAKDADRVRRSQGGGRRGRGISVREQCEQLEKCVKARERLELCDQRVSSRSQTEEDCTEELFDFLHARDHCVAHKLFNSLK; the protein is encoded by the exons ATGCCTGGATGCTACCAGCA TGGAATAGGTGCCGCTGTTGCTGCTTGTGTTGAGTCCAGAACTGCAGCCGGACATGGGGCTAGAGGACGAGCAAAGGATGCTGACCGGGTCCGGAGATCCCAAGGAG gaggaagaagaggaagaggaattaGTG TGAGAGAGCAGTGCGAGCAGCTGGAGAAATGTGTGAAGGCTCGGGAGCGGCTAGAGCTCTGTGATCAGCGTGTATCCTCCAggtcacagacagaggaggactGCACAGAGGAGCTCTTTGACTTCTTGCATGCAAGGGACCACTGT GTGGCCCATAAACTGTTTAACAGCTTGAAATAA
- the UQCRH gene encoding cytochrome b-c1 complex subunit 6, mitochondrial isoform X1: MGLEDEQRMLTGSGDPKEEEEEEEELVIGLRLSVHTGNPGRQECETFPYYLASELNGRPHSALSGGSVALLAGLLHVREQCEQLEKCVKARERLELCDQRVSSRSQTEEDCTEELFDFLHARDHCVAHKLFNSLK; this comes from the exons ATGGGGCTAGAGGACGAGCAAAGGATGCTGACCGGGTCCGGAGATCCCAAGGAG gaggaagaagaggaagaggaattaGTG ATAGGACTGAGGCTTTCAGTGCATACTGGCAACCCTGGAAGGCAGGAATGTGAAACTTTCCCCTACTACTTAGCATCAGAATTAAATGGGAGACCCCATTCTGCTCTTTCTGGCGGCAGTGTGGCTCTGCTAGCTGGCCTTCTGCACG TGAGAGAGCAGTGCGAGCAGCTGGAGAAATGTGTGAAGGCTCGGGAGCGGCTAGAGCTCTGTGATCAGCGTGTATCCTCCAggtcacagacagaggaggactGCACAGAGGAGCTCTTTGACTTCTTGCATGCAAGGGACCACTGT GTGGCCCATAAACTGTTTAACAGCTTGAAATAA
- the UQCRH gene encoding cytochrome b-c1 complex subunit 6, mitochondrial isoform X4, with the protein MGLEDEQRMLTGSGDPKEEEEEEEELVDPLTTVREQCEQLEKCVKARERLELCDQRVSSRSQTEEDCTEELFDFLHARDHCVAHKLFNSLK; encoded by the exons ATGGGGCTAGAGGACGAGCAAAGGATGCTGACCGGGTCCGGAGATCCCAAGGAG gaggaagaagaggaagaggaattaGTG GATCCTCTAACAACAGTGAGAGAGCAGTGCGAGCAGCTGGAGAAATGTGTGAAGGCTCGGGAGCGGCTAGAGCTCTGTGATCAGCGTGTATCCTCCAggtcacagacagaggaggactGCACAGAGGAGCTCTTTGACTTCTTGCATGCAAGGGACCACTGT GTGGCCCATAAACTGTTTAACAGCTTGAAATAA
- the UQCRH gene encoding cytochrome b-c1 complex subunit 6, mitochondrial isoform X2, with product MGLEDEQRMLTGSGDPKEEEEEEEELVIGLRLSVHTGNPGRQECETFPYYLASELNGRPHSALSGGSVALLAGLLHVREQCEQLEKCVKARERLELCDQRVSSRSQTEEDCTEELFDFLHARDHCGFLTKD from the exons ATGGGGCTAGAGGACGAGCAAAGGATGCTGACCGGGTCCGGAGATCCCAAGGAG gaggaagaagaggaagaggaattaGTG ATAGGACTGAGGCTTTCAGTGCATACTGGCAACCCTGGAAGGCAGGAATGTGAAACTTTCCCCTACTACTTAGCATCAGAATTAAATGGGAGACCCCATTCTGCTCTTTCTGGCGGCAGTGTGGCTCTGCTAGCTGGCCTTCTGCACG TGAGAGAGCAGTGCGAGCAGCTGGAGAAATGTGTGAAGGCTCGGGAGCGGCTAGAGCTCTGTGATCAGCGTGTATCCTCCAggtcacagacagaggaggactGCACAGAGGAGCTCTTTGACTTCTTGCATGCAAGGGACCACTGT ggtttcctgaccaaggattga